One segment of Anser cygnoides isolate HZ-2024a breed goose chromosome 5, Taihu_goose_T2T_genome, whole genome shotgun sequence DNA contains the following:
- the SMIM38 gene encoding small integral membrane protein 38 yields the protein MESVLLMILLIVIIFIRFVLWSCLSAYIDYKLSQRFPDKRKKD from the coding sequence ATGGAATCAGTCCTTTTGATGATTTTGCTGATTGTGATTATATTCATACGATTCGTTTTATGGTCCTGCCTTAGTGCTTATATAGATTACAAACTGTCCCAAAGGTTTCCTGACAAGAGAAAAAAGGACTAA